The following coding sequences are from one Bradyrhizobium sp. 200 window:
- a CDS encoding lytic murein transglycosylase, producing MAAILIGTAVTFGTAHPAFSADAAFTQFIASLWPEAQAAGVSRATFDAETKGLEPDYKLPDLLLPGRPATGAPSQAEFVQVPADYVKEASIARLAAEGQKLMQKHRAALTEIEKRFGVPASVVLAIWGRETDYGRYRLPYDTLRVVATQAYVGRRKDQYRGEFILALKLLGEGAVARKDFRSSWAGATGYTQFLPSEYYKHGVDLDGDGRVDIWHSVPDALAAAAQQLVNKGWQPGVRWAYEVKAPANVDCTMGVPEVTKPIAEWLRAGFVPVRGQRLSAAEQAQPASLLQVEGIYGPAFLTTKNYFVIKEYNFSDLYVLFVGHLADRMMNPQPFATPWSASTQLRSADVEAMQRHLTRIGLYKDKLDGKAGMQTRAALGAYQKSAGLKVDCWPSEAVLRAMSAGR from the coding sequence ATCGCCGCAATTCTGATCGGGACTGCGGTGACGTTTGGAACGGCGCATCCGGCGTTCTCCGCCGACGCCGCCTTCACCCAGTTCATCGCCTCGCTGTGGCCGGAGGCGCAGGCGGCCGGCGTGTCGCGCGCGACGTTCGATGCCGAGACGAAGGGGCTCGAGCCCGACTACAAACTGCCTGATCTGCTGCTGCCCGGCCGGCCCGCCACCGGCGCGCCGTCGCAGGCCGAGTTCGTGCAGGTGCCGGCCGATTACGTGAAGGAAGCTTCCATCGCGCGGCTGGCGGCCGAAGGGCAGAAGCTGATGCAGAAGCACCGCGCGGCGCTCACCGAAATCGAAAAGCGTTTCGGCGTTCCCGCCAGCGTCGTGCTGGCGATCTGGGGGCGCGAGACGGATTATGGCCGCTACCGGCTGCCTTACGACACGCTGCGCGTGGTCGCGACGCAGGCCTATGTCGGCCGGCGCAAGGATCAGTACCGCGGCGAATTCATCCTCGCGCTGAAGCTGCTCGGCGAAGGTGCCGTGGCGCGCAAGGATTTTCGCTCGTCCTGGGCCGGCGCGACCGGGTACACGCAATTCCTGCCGTCGGAGTATTACAAGCACGGCGTCGATCTCGACGGCGACGGCCGCGTCGATATCTGGCATTCGGTGCCGGATGCGCTGGCAGCGGCCGCGCAGCAGCTCGTCAACAAGGGCTGGCAGCCCGGCGTGCGCTGGGCCTATGAGGTGAAGGCGCCCGCCAATGTCGATTGCACCATGGGCGTGCCCGAGGTGACGAAGCCGATTGCCGAATGGCTGCGCGCGGGTTTTGTGCCGGTGCGCGGGCAAAGATTGAGCGCGGCGGAGCAGGCGCAGCCGGCTTCGCTGCTGCAGGTGGAGGGCATCTACGGCCCGGCGTTCCTGACCACGAAGAACTACTTCGTCATCAAGGAATATAATTTCTCCGATTTGTATGTGCTGTTCGTCGGCCATCTCGCCGACCGTATGATGAACCCGCAGCCGTTCGCCACCCCGTGGTCGGCCTCGACGCAATTGCGCTCGGCGGATGTCGAGGCCATGCAGCGTCATCTGACGCGCATCGGTCTCTACAAGGACAAGCTCGACGGCAAGGCGGGCATGCAGACCCGCGCGGCGCTGGGCGCGTATCAGAAGTCCGCCGGCCTCAAGGTCGACTGCTGGCCGAGCGAAGCGGTGCTGCGCGCGATGAGTGCGGGGCGCTAG
- a CDS encoding TIGR00645 family protein has protein sequence MSLTPETPLPPKAQRKALRPVPMLIFSSRWLQLPLYIGLIVAQGVYVVLFLKELWHLFAHAFDFSEQQIMLAVLGLIDVVMISNLLVMVIVGGYETFVSRLNLEGHPDQPEWLSHVNASVLKIKLAMAIIGISSIHLLRTFIEAGGLASGKSGYTETGVMWQTIIHTVFILSAIGIAYVDRLSNVSTEHAKQAVSH, from the coding sequence ATGTCCCTTACTCCCGAAACACCCTTGCCGCCCAAAGCTCAGAGGAAGGCATTGCGCCCCGTTCCGATGCTGATCTTCAGCTCCCGCTGGCTGCAACTGCCGCTTTATATTGGCCTGATCGTCGCGCAGGGCGTCTATGTGGTGCTGTTTCTGAAGGAGTTGTGGCACCTGTTCGCCCACGCTTTCGATTTCAGCGAGCAGCAGATCATGCTGGCGGTGCTGGGCCTGATCGACGTGGTGATGATTTCCAACCTGCTGGTGATGGTCATCGTCGGCGGCTACGAGACGTTCGTCTCCCGACTCAATCTGGAAGGACATCCCGATCAGCCGGAATGGCTCAGCCACGTCAACGCCAGCGTGCTCAAGATCAAGCTCGCGATGGCCATCATCGGCATCTCGTCGATCCATCTGTTGCGCACCTTCATCGAGGCCGGAGGATTGGCCTCGGGCAAGTCCGGCTACACCGAGACCGGCGTGATGTGGCAGACCATCATCCACACGGTTTTCATTCTGTCGGCGATCGGCATTGCCTATGTCGACAGATTGTCGAATGTTTCCACCGAGCATGCCAAACAGGCCGTCTCGCATTGA